The following coding sequences are from one Rathayibacter sp. VKM Ac-2760 window:
- a CDS encoding oxygenase MpaB family protein — MSRRRPRPRPDWVAALETGDDAGLFGPGSAVWAVNGAMPTMVAGVRALLMQTLHAGAMAGVHDHSRYREDPMGRLDNTVRWVLTTSFGDTATASGAARWVTGVHERIVGTYHDAADAERHYSAQDPRLLLWVHDAFTEAFLGAHELWGGPIPGGPDAYVREWAASGRLLGVENPPESVAELREQLAGFAGELRPDERVHEAVQFLRTVKLPGEAGVVYPLLFAGATASLSPEVRRLLGLRRAWWPAITATRLLMRGLELYLGRVSPSERAARTRLGRLAASRATAT, encoded by the coding sequence ATGAGCCGCCGCCGTCCCCGCCCCCGCCCCGACTGGGTCGCCGCCCTCGAAACGGGGGACGACGCCGGCCTCTTCGGACCCGGCAGCGCCGTCTGGGCCGTGAACGGAGCGATGCCGACCATGGTCGCCGGCGTGCGCGCGCTGCTGATGCAGACGCTGCACGCGGGTGCGATGGCCGGGGTGCACGACCACTCCCGCTACCGCGAGGACCCGATGGGGCGCCTCGACAACACCGTCCGCTGGGTGCTCACCACGAGCTTCGGCGACACGGCCACCGCCTCGGGCGCCGCCCGCTGGGTGACGGGCGTGCACGAGCGGATCGTCGGCACCTATCACGACGCCGCCGACGCTGAGCGGCACTACTCGGCTCAGGACCCGCGACTGCTGCTCTGGGTGCACGACGCGTTCACCGAGGCGTTCCTCGGCGCGCACGAGTTGTGGGGCGGGCCGATCCCCGGCGGTCCCGACGCCTACGTCCGCGAGTGGGCCGCATCCGGTCGACTGCTCGGCGTCGAGAACCCGCCGGAGAGCGTGGCCGAGCTGCGCGAGCAGCTGGCCGGATTCGCGGGCGAGCTGCGTCCGGACGAGCGCGTGCACGAGGCGGTGCAGTTCCTGCGCACCGTGAAGCTGCCGGGCGAGGCCGGGGTGGTCTATCCGCTGCTCTTCGCCGGGGCGACCGCGTCGCTGTCGCCGGAGGTGCGCCGGCTCCTCGGCCTCCGCCGTGCCTGGTGGCCGGCGATCACCGCCACCCGCCTCCTGATGCGCGGTCTCGAGCTCTACCTCGGCCGTGTCTCACCGAGCGAGCGGGCCGCCCGCACCCGTCTCGGCCGCCTCGCCGCCTCCCGCGCCACCGCGACCTGA
- a CDS encoding DarT ssDNA thymidine ADP-ribosyltransferase family protein: protein MPEECIHGLDIALCDVCSPAKLPEPQGRTRAPVRVPGTSRAATARAAARGTAREKPLPQVDVAAQRIYHVTHLDNLEAIVAAGAVLADQALGDRPAVDVSAETTREHRRAVQVKDGVSVAGYVPFFLSPDAALWADLRGERVLPHWSPRAQTTTASQFVVLVGSLSSAPVLSDGDASHVLTRFTEGDALVRTFARLLVDEPALRSAEALVPERFPIEEIAVVGVPSVTMKNKVKAMFENSGASPRVAVYPPWFHPVAEEE from the coding sequence GTGCCCGAAGAATGCATCCACGGCCTCGACATCGCGCTCTGCGACGTCTGCTCCCCCGCCAAGCTCCCCGAGCCGCAGGGGCGCACGCGCGCGCCGGTGCGCGTGCCGGGGACGTCCCGGGCGGCCACGGCGCGCGCCGCCGCCCGCGGGACCGCCCGCGAGAAGCCGCTCCCCCAGGTCGACGTCGCCGCGCAGCGGATCTACCACGTCACGCACCTCGACAACCTCGAGGCGATCGTCGCCGCCGGCGCCGTGCTGGCCGACCAGGCTCTCGGCGACCGCCCCGCCGTCGACGTCAGCGCCGAGACGACGCGCGAGCACCGCCGCGCCGTGCAGGTCAAGGACGGCGTGAGCGTCGCCGGCTACGTGCCGTTCTTCCTCTCGCCCGACGCGGCGCTCTGGGCCGACCTCCGCGGCGAGCGCGTGCTGCCGCACTGGTCGCCCCGCGCGCAGACCACCACGGCGTCGCAGTTCGTCGTGCTGGTGGGCTCGCTCTCCTCCGCCCCGGTGCTCAGCGACGGCGACGCCTCGCACGTGCTGACCCGCTTCACCGAGGGCGACGCCCTGGTGCGCACCTTCGCACGCCTCCTCGTCGACGAGCCCGCGCTGCGCAGCGCCGAGGCGCTCGTGCCGGAGCGGTTCCCGATCGAGGAGATCGCCGTCGTCGGCGTGCCGTCGGTGACGATGAAGAACAAGGTCAAGGCGATGTTCGAGAACAGCGGTGCCTCGCCCCGCGTCGCGGTCTACCCGCCGTGGTTCCACCCGGTCGCCGAGGAGGAGTGA
- a CDS encoding CarD family transcriptional regulator has protein sequence MTFEVGETLVYPHHGAVTITGLEKRSVKGVEKTFMTMNVHTSELTITLPVENAELVGVREIIDDAGVQAVYDVLRSDVAEEASNWSRRFKANQEKMASGSVYRVSEVVRDLWRREQAGGVSAGEKRMLLKARQILVSELSLALKATDEEASAKLDEVLASAI, from the coding sequence ATGACATTCGAGGTCGGCGAGACCCTGGTCTACCCGCACCACGGAGCGGTGACGATCACCGGGCTCGAGAAGCGCTCGGTCAAGGGCGTCGAGAAGACGTTCATGACGATGAACGTGCACACCAGCGAGCTCACGATCACCCTGCCCGTCGAGAACGCCGAGCTCGTCGGCGTGCGCGAGATCATCGACGACGCCGGTGTGCAGGCCGTCTACGACGTCCTCCGCAGCGACGTGGCCGAGGAGGCCAGCAACTGGTCGCGCCGCTTCAAGGCCAACCAGGAGAAGATGGCCAGCGGCAGCGTCTACCGCGTCAGCGAGGTCGTCCGCGACCTGTGGCGCCGCGAGCAGGCCGGCGGCGTCTCCGCCGGCGAGAAGCGCATGCTGCTGAAGGCCCGCCAGATCCTGGTCTCCGAGCTCTCGCTCGCGCTGAAGGCCACCGACGAGGAGGCCTCCGCGAAGCTCGACGAGGTCCTCGCCTCGGCGATCTGA
- a CDS encoding TetR family transcriptional regulator, with the protein MTSARPASPLGADAPPISASVDPRARRTRRRVFDAVERLVMQTDGERAEGIAVSDIVREAGISRSSFYAHFEDAAAVASALLREDLVVADVAEGDAFDRTGAEALRRGYVRLVERLVDRHAFHTRLRARASARLASDDAVLDTVLALHREVLARAQAPAGVDAELTATFAAGGVVAVVGAWLAGSLDGTDEELVERLLALLPPWLADAPLRPLASSSPPLLRPTMKGTT; encoded by the coding sequence ATGACTTCCGCTCGACCCGCGTCACCGCTCGGAGCGGACGCCCCTCCGATCTCCGCGTCGGTCGACCCGCGGGCCCGCCGCACACGCCGCCGGGTCTTCGACGCGGTCGAGCGACTCGTGATGCAGACCGACGGCGAGCGCGCCGAGGGCATCGCCGTCAGCGACATCGTGCGCGAGGCCGGCATCAGCCGCAGCTCGTTCTACGCGCACTTCGAGGACGCGGCGGCCGTCGCCTCCGCCCTCCTGCGCGAGGACCTCGTCGTGGCCGACGTCGCCGAGGGCGACGCCTTCGACCGCACCGGAGCCGAGGCCCTGCGCCGGGGCTACGTCCGCCTCGTCGAGCGGCTGGTCGACCGGCACGCCTTCCACACCCGACTCCGCGCCCGTGCATCGGCGCGTCTCGCCTCGGACGACGCGGTCCTCGACACCGTGCTCGCCCTGCACCGCGAGGTGCTCGCCCGCGCGCAGGCGCCCGCCGGCGTCGACGCCGAGCTGACCGCGACCTTCGCCGCCGGTGGTGTCGTCGCCGTGGTCGGCGCCTGGCTCGCCGGCAGCCTCGACGGCACCGACGAGGAGCTGGTCGAGCGACTCCTCGCCCTCCTCCCGCCCTGGCTGGCCGATGCGCCGCTGCGGCCCCTCGCCTCCTCCTCCCCGCCACTACTACGCCCCACGATGAAAGGCACGACATGA
- a CDS encoding DUF427 domain-containing protein — protein sequence MKRTPPAEGQESVWDYPRPPRVEPTAEHVVVRLGGVVVADTREAFRVLETSHPPVYYLPRSAFAEGALEPAPGRSICEFKGAAAYLTVRGGEAVAEAAGWIYPDPLPGFEQLVGTVALYPGRMDSCTVDGETVQPQPGDFYGGWITSRVVGPFKGAPGTMFW from the coding sequence ATGAAGCGCACACCCCCCGCCGAGGGACAGGAATCCGTCTGGGACTACCCGCGACCGCCCCGGGTCGAGCCGACCGCCGAGCACGTGGTCGTCCGGCTCGGCGGCGTCGTCGTCGCCGACACCCGCGAGGCGTTCCGCGTCCTCGAGACCAGTCACCCGCCCGTCTACTACCTCCCGCGCTCCGCGTTCGCCGAGGGCGCCCTCGAGCCGGCGCCGGGCCGCAGCATCTGCGAGTTCAAGGGCGCGGCCGCGTACCTCACGGTGCGCGGCGGCGAGGCGGTCGCCGAGGCGGCCGGCTGGATCTACCCGGATCCGCTGCCGGGCTTCGAGCAGCTCGTCGGCACGGTCGCGCTCTACCCCGGCCGGATGGACTCCTGCACGGTCGACGGCGAGACGGTGCAGCCGCAGCCCGGCGACTTCTACGGCGGCTGGATCACCTCGCGGGTGGTCGGTCCGTTCAAGGGCGCACCGGGGACCATGTTCTGGTGA